One genomic segment of Alicycliphilus denitrificans K601 includes these proteins:
- a CDS encoding helix-turn-helix domain-containing protein, with protein MDLNSGANPQRNTLGEDRAPMALTRVLHLLRLLADRPGGLSLAQLSAALEAPKTSVLSLLRGLTAHCYLQRKDGLYRLGPESLAMGAQLVAARQSEAAERRAPRAPQSSSSACFDAMCQQVLQGRPHRTVRRDHHMEAARQ; from the coding sequence ATGGACCTCAACAGTGGCGCAAACCCGCAGCGGAACACCCTGGGCGAGGACCGTGCGCCGATGGCGCTGACGCGCGTCTTGCACCTGCTTCGTCTGCTAGCGGATCGGCCGGGCGGCCTCTCGCTCGCGCAGCTCAGCGCGGCGCTGGAGGCGCCCAAGACCAGCGTGCTCTCGCTGCTGCGCGGTCTCACCGCGCATTGCTACCTGCAGCGCAAGGACGGCTTGTACCGGCTGGGCCCGGAGTCGCTCGCGATGGGCGCGCAACTGGTCGCCGCGCGCCAGAGCGAGGCGGCCGAGCGCCGCGCGCCGCGGGCGCCGCAGTCCAGCTCCAGCGCCTGTTTCGACGCCATGTGCCAGCAGGTGCTGCAGGGTCGGCCGCACCGCACCGTCCGCCGGGATCACCACATGGAAGCCGCGCGGCAATGA